One Gloeothece verrucosa PCC 7822 DNA window includes the following coding sequences:
- the clpB gene encoding ATP-dependent chaperone ClpB: MQPTDSSKFTEQAWDAIVKSQEVARRYKNQTLEVEHVVIALLEQEKGLATRIFNRAEIDQIRLKQQLETFASRQPKIPSVELYLGRGLDIMLDRAEASRESWQDKFISVEHLLVGFAEDERIGRRCLRSFNLDPQDLEAHIKAIRGTQKVTEANQEERYEALAKYGRDLTEQAKEGKLDPVIGRDEEIRRVVQVLSRRSKNNPVLIGEPGVGKTAIAEGLAQRIVNKDVPESLKNRQLISLDMGSLIAGAKYRGEFEERLRTVMKEVTQSDGQIILFIDELHTVVGAGSREGGSMDAGNLLKPMLARGELRCIGASTLDEYRKHIEKDPALERRFQQVYIKEPSVEDTISILRGLKERYEVHHGVKITDSALVAAATLSHRYITDRFLPDKAIDLVDEAAAKLKMEITSKPTELESIDRRLMQLEMEKLSLAGEEKRPGITVLDRAYKERLDRIEQEIQELKVQQQDLSSQWQGEKQLLDEIKGLKEEEEQLRLQVEQAERAYDLNKAAQLKYGKLQVLQQEIEAKEIKLLELQAEGTCLLREQVSEADIAEIVARWTGIPINRLLETERQKLLQLEHHLHERVIGQTEAVAAVAAAIRRARAGMKDPSRPIGSFLFMGPTGVGKTELARALAQFLFDSEEAMVRIDMSEYMEKHAVSRLIGAPPGYVGYEEGGQLSEAVRRRPYSVVLLDEVEKAHRDVFNILLQVLDDGRITDSQGRVVDFRNTIIVMTSNIGSEHILNVSANDTDYEEMRKRVLVALRKHFRPEFLNRIDDLIIFHTLKKDELRHIVRLQLQRIQRLLSEQKISLDLTNAAQDYIVNVGYDPTYGARPLKRAIQRELENPLAMKILEQSFIEGDTVVIDCVDNALTFNKDQVQDHVQDHVQVQAQDHVQDHVQVQAQLEDDDDDDDDDEVIETVVPEIVYP; encoded by the coding sequence ATGCAGCCAACTGACTCTAGTAAATTTACCGAACAAGCCTGGGACGCGATCGTAAAATCTCAAGAAGTTGCTCGCCGCTATAAAAATCAGACGCTAGAAGTTGAACACGTAGTTATTGCCCTCCTAGAACAAGAAAAAGGACTGGCGACACGGATTTTTAATCGGGCTGAGATTGACCAAATTCGCCTAAAACAACAACTGGAAACCTTTGCCAGCCGCCAACCAAAAATCCCCTCCGTAGAACTTTACCTCGGTCGAGGGTTAGATATCATGTTAGACCGGGCTGAAGCTTCCCGAGAAAGTTGGCAAGATAAATTTATCTCGGTAGAACATCTGCTAGTAGGTTTTGCTGAGGATGAACGCATAGGGCGGCGCTGTTTACGGAGTTTCAACCTCGATCCTCAAGATTTAGAAGCTCATATTAAAGCCATCCGAGGTACTCAAAAAGTCACCGAAGCCAACCAAGAAGAACGCTACGAAGCCCTAGCTAAATATGGACGGGACCTCACAGAACAAGCCAAAGAAGGAAAATTAGATCCCGTCATAGGACGAGATGAAGAAATTCGCCGCGTGGTTCAAGTTCTCTCCCGCCGTTCGAAAAATAATCCTGTCCTCATTGGTGAACCGGGTGTCGGAAAAACCGCCATCGCCGAAGGACTCGCCCAACGAATTGTCAATAAAGATGTGCCTGAGTCCCTGAAAAACCGTCAATTAATTTCCTTAGATATGGGAAGTCTGATCGCCGGTGCTAAATATCGTGGGGAATTTGAAGAACGTCTGCGGACGGTGATGAAGGAAGTTACCCAGTCAGACGGGCAAATTATTCTCTTTATTGATGAACTTCATACCGTAGTGGGTGCCGGTTCCAGAGAAGGCGGCTCAATGGATGCCGGCAACCTCCTTAAACCCATGTTAGCCCGAGGAGAATTGCGCTGTATTGGAGCCAGCACTCTCGATGAGTACCGAAAGCATATTGAAAAAGACCCTGCCCTAGAACGCCGCTTTCAGCAGGTTTATATTAAAGAACCCTCTGTAGAGGATACTATTTCTATCCTGCGAGGACTTAAAGAACGTTATGAAGTCCATCACGGGGTAAAAATTACTGACTCCGCTTTAGTAGCCGCCGCGACTCTCTCTCATCGCTATATTACTGATCGATTTTTACCCGATAAGGCGATCGATCTCGTAGATGAAGCCGCCGCTAAATTAAAAATGGAAATTACTTCTAAACCCACTGAATTAGAATCCATAGATCGGCGGTTGATGCAATTAGAGATGGAAAAACTGTCTTTAGCCGGAGAAGAAAAACGCCCCGGAATAACCGTGTTGGATCGCGCTTATAAAGAACGTTTAGACCGTATCGAACAAGAAATACAAGAGTTAAAAGTCCAGCAACAAGATCTCTCTTCTCAATGGCAAGGGGAAAAGCAATTATTAGACGAAATTAAAGGGCTAAAAGAAGAAGAAGAACAACTGCGTCTGCAAGTAGAACAGGCAGAAAGAGCCTATGACCTTAATAAAGCGGCTCAATTAAAATATGGTAAATTACAAGTCTTACAACAAGAAATAGAAGCCAAAGAAATCAAATTACTAGAACTTCAAGCCGAAGGAACTTGCTTATTAAGAGAACAAGTGAGCGAGGCAGATATTGCTGAAATTGTCGCCCGTTGGACCGGTATCCCCATTAACCGCCTCCTAGAAACCGAGCGGCAAAAACTCCTACAATTAGAACACCATCTCCATGAACGGGTGATCGGACAAACCGAAGCAGTAGCCGCCGTTGCCGCCGCTATACGCCGCGCTAGGGCAGGGATGAAAGACCCCTCGCGTCCGATAGGTTCTTTCTTATTTATGGGTCCTACAGGGGTAGGAAAAACCGAATTAGCCCGCGCTTTGGCTCAATTCTTGTTTGACTCTGAGGAGGCGATGGTACGGATAGATATGTCCGAATATATGGAGAAACACGCGGTTTCCCGTTTAATTGGCGCTCCTCCGGGATATGTGGGGTATGAGGAAGGAGGACAACTCTCTGAAGCTGTGCGCCGTCGTCCCTATTCGGTGGTTTTGTTGGATGAGGTGGAAAAAGCCCATCGGGATGTATTTAACATTTTATTACAAGTGCTTGACGATGGTCGCATAACCGACTCTCAGGGGCGAGTGGTAGATTTTCGCAATACCATTATTGTCATGACCAGTAATATTGGTAGTGAGCATATTTTGAATGTTTCTGCTAATGATACTGATTATGAGGAAATGCGGAAGCGGGTATTAGTCGCCTTGAGAAAGCATTTTCGCCCAGAGTTTTTAAATCGTATTGATGATTTAATTATTTTCCATACTCTCAAGAAGGATGAGTTACGTCATATTGTTCGTTTGCAATTGCAACGGATTCAAAGATTGTTATCTGAGCAAAAGATTAGCTTAGATTTGACGAATGCGGCTCAGGATTATATTGTTAATGTGGGTTATGACCCGACTTATGGGGCGCGTCCTTTAAAACGGGCAATTCAACGAGAGTTAGAGAATCCTCTGGCGATGAAGATTTTAGAACAAAGTTTCATTGAGGGTGATACTGTTGTTAT
- the pyrE gene encoding orotate phosphoribosyltransferase, translated as MTTNFTTNLPVATSDLSSLREILLDLLVSKAYKEGEFVLSSGQQSSYYINGKKVTLTAEGALAVGRLLLSMLPEDTQAVAGLTLGADPIVSAVSVVSAYENRPIPALIIRKEAKGHGTKAYIEGPDLAPESKVVVLEDVVTTGKSAMQAVERLRDAGLKVDLIIALVDREQGGAEFYQSVGLQFQTLFSIRDLQQRYRKSWV; from the coding sequence ATGACAACAAATTTTACAACTAATCTTCCTGTCGCTACGAGTGATCTGAGCAGTTTACGTGAGATCTTGCTAGATTTATTGGTAAGTAAGGCTTATAAAGAGGGAGAGTTTGTTCTTTCTTCAGGACAACAAAGTTCTTATTATATTAATGGCAAAAAAGTTACTCTCACAGCAGAGGGGGCTTTAGCGGTAGGACGCTTGTTATTATCCATGTTGCCCGAAGATACTCAGGCAGTGGCCGGACTGACTTTAGGCGCTGATCCCATTGTGAGCGCCGTTAGTGTGGTTTCAGCTTATGAAAATCGTCCGATTCCGGCTTTAATTATTCGCAAAGAAGCGAAAGGACATGGAACTAAAGCTTATATCGAAGGCCCAGACCTTGCGCCTGAGTCTAAAGTCGTGGTTTTAGAAGATGTGGTGACGACGGGTAAGTCAGCTATGCAGGCAGTAGAACGATTGCGGGATGCGGGTTTAAAGGTGGATTTGATTATCGCTTTGGTGGATCGAGAACAAGGCGGTGCCGAGTTTTATCAGTCTGTGGGGTTGCAATTCCAAACCTTGTTTTCTATACGGGACCTTCAGCAACGTTATCGAAAATCATGGGTCTAA
- a CDS encoding iron uptake porin, which translates to MFTQIGKLLLLGATVFATVLVSDAYADNSTSSPTPPSSNSPSPQTQEQIAKSLSQLRSIQQLQDVNPSNWSYEALKNLVEGYGCIVGYPDRTFRGDRALTRYEFAAGLNACIEALERRIVEAQATTKPSDDLTPIAEIRPVPYEDSYEQFAEMFNRAFFNRTGPFWDIYQSFWGQANTYLGWRNFPGSFLENDIARDAKTMSIILQNGYQQQTPLPRLRTLDLPNPYNTSVRLNPSYLSNFPANPSGVDIIIEPPRRGYP; encoded by the coding sequence ATGTTTACTCAAATTGGCAAACTTTTACTGTTAGGAGCCACAGTTTTCGCAACTGTGCTAGTTTCTGATGCTTACGCTGATAATTCCACTTCTTCACCCACTCCTCCCTCTTCAAATTCCCCATCTCCTCAGACACAAGAGCAAATCGCTAAATCCCTCTCTCAGCTTAGAAGTATTCAACAGTTACAAGATGTAAATCCCAGTAACTGGTCTTATGAAGCTCTCAAAAATTTAGTCGAAGGATATGGCTGTATTGTCGGATATCCTGATCGCACCTTTCGCGGCGATCGCGCTTTAACTCGCTATGAATTTGCCGCCGGGCTAAATGCTTGTATCGAGGCTTTAGAACGCCGCATTGTCGAGGCGCAAGCGACGACAAAACCGAGTGATGACCTCACTCCCATCGCTGAAATTAGACCCGTCCCTTATGAAGACTCCTACGAACAATTTGCAGAGATGTTTAACCGAGCTTTCTTCAACCGTACTGGACCATTTTGGGATATTTATCAAAGTTTTTGGGGTCAAGCAAATACTTACTTAGGTTGGCGAAACTTTCCGGGGTCGTTCTTAGAAAATGATATCGCCCGAGATGCCAAAACAATGAGTATTATTTTGCAAAATGGTTATCAACAGCAAACCCCTCTCCCGAGACTTCGCACTCTAGATTTACCTAATCCTTACAATACTTCAGTCCGACTCAATCCTTCTTATTTAAGTAATTTTCCTGCGAATCCATCTGGGGTAGATATTATTATTGAGCCGCCGAGGAGGGGTTACCCTTAA
- a CDS encoding nucleoside deaminase → MNPKIDHFMQAAIAEAKQGLQEGGIPIGSVLVKDGQIVGRGHNKRVQDNDPVTHAEIDCLRNAGRIGQYGDSILYSTLMPCYLCAGAVVQFGIKRVIAGESLTFAGAKNFMESHGVEVIDLDLEECKQLMKDFIAKNPRLWDEDIGR, encoded by the coding sequence ATGAATCCCAAAATTGATCATTTTATGCAAGCTGCCATCGCCGAAGCCAAACAAGGACTTCAAGAAGGAGGAATTCCTATTGGTTCAGTTTTAGTCAAAGATGGGCAAATCGTCGGTCGAGGTCATAATAAACGGGTACAAGATAATGATCCTGTTACTCACGCAGAAATTGATTGTTTACGCAATGCTGGCAGGATTGGGCAATATGGAGATAGCATTCTTTATTCTACTTTGATGCCCTGTTATTTGTGTGCCGGAGCAGTAGTTCAGTTTGGAATTAAAAGGGTTATTGCCGGAGAATCACTGACTTTTGCTGGTGCCAAAAATTTTATGGAGTCTCACGGCGTAGAAGTCATTGATTTAGATTTAGAGGAATGTAAACAGTTAATGAAAGATTTTATTGCTAAAAACCCTCGCTTATGGGATGAAGATATTGGCCGATAA
- a CDS encoding cation:proton antiporter, with amino-acid sequence MEKLFELLHENPLFSFTILLLVVLILPPIFEKIKLPGLVGLLVAGVLLGKNGLDVIDPKSETIKLFSDIGKIYLMFVAGLEIDLAEFRRTKDRSLTFGFSTFIFPLITGVAVGRWFGFSWNTAFLIGSLLASHTLLGFPIVQQLGKVKNRAVIITVGATIFTDISALLVLAVCVSIHHGNFTPQSLIFQLLALAIYAATVLFGLDWAGKEFFRRTGNQESNQFLFILLALFLASFGAELINIEQIVGAFLAGLAVNDVIGGGPVEEKIEFVGSTLFIPFFFIGMGLLLDVPTFIQTIQSDLLLVVGIVGGLIISKFVAAIVIKTVYRYQWNEGLTMWSLSLPQVAATLAAALVAYETVNTRGERLINESVLSTIIVLMLVTSILGPVLTDKFARKLSTPQSDLELSPEPELSSEQSILAQIFTVVVPIYNPRTERDLIAMAALLARYKSGKIIPLSITQSQIHMDDPLQEISLQNSQQLLDKALRVSQEFEIEAKPIIRIDDDVANGICRTAREYNANLIVMGLSANTSLSARLFGNLIDRVFWSSHCPVAVMRLLKEPMMIQRVLIPVKYLSSQIRQIIQFTQLFAETNGAQVTLLRVCDRKTSKNEMTALEVELSQVVSQLQPKIEMTVRMIRSDNVAQAVLQVSSDYDMVMLRSMRRRTVAGLAVSDLTTQLLKRLTCSIVLFGEPLHS; translated from the coding sequence ATGGAAAAATTATTCGAACTGCTTCATGAGAATCCTTTATTTTCCTTCACTATACTTTTATTAGTTGTTTTAATTTTACCTCCTATATTTGAAAAAATAAAACTTCCTGGCTTAGTGGGATTATTAGTGGCGGGAGTGCTATTAGGAAAAAATGGATTAGATGTAATCGATCCTAAATCAGAAACGATCAAGCTATTTTCTGATATTGGAAAAATTTATTTAATGTTCGTCGCTGGTTTAGAAATTGACTTAGCCGAATTTCGCAGAACTAAAGACCGCTCCTTAACGTTTGGGTTCTCGACTTTTATCTTTCCCTTAATCACCGGAGTAGCCGTAGGTCGATGGTTTGGCTTTAGTTGGAATACGGCTTTTTTAATTGGCTCCCTTTTGGCTTCTCATACTCTGTTAGGTTTTCCCATCGTTCAACAGTTAGGTAAAGTTAAAAATAGAGCGGTAATCATTACCGTCGGGGCAACCATTTTTACAGATATTTCGGCTCTGTTAGTTTTAGCTGTTTGTGTTTCCATCCATCACGGAAATTTTACACCACAATCTTTAATTTTCCAATTATTGGCTCTAGCCATTTATGCCGCCACTGTTTTATTTGGTTTAGATTGGGCCGGCAAAGAATTTTTTCGCCGTACAGGAAACCAAGAAAGTAATCAGTTTTTATTTATTTTGCTGGCACTATTTCTAGCCTCTTTCGGAGCAGAATTAATTAATATTGAGCAGATTGTTGGCGCATTTTTAGCGGGATTAGCAGTTAATGATGTTATCGGTGGGGGGCCTGTAGAAGAAAAAATCGAGTTTGTGGGCAGTACCCTATTTATTCCATTTTTCTTTATCGGGATGGGTTTGTTATTAGATGTTCCTACCTTTATTCAAACCATTCAATCAGACCTTCTTTTAGTCGTTGGTATTGTCGGCGGCTTAATTATCTCTAAATTTGTAGCGGCTATAGTGATTAAAACCGTATACCGTTATCAGTGGAATGAAGGGCTAACCATGTGGTCACTTTCTCTGCCTCAAGTAGCTGCCACCTTAGCCGCCGCTTTAGTGGCTTATGAAACGGTCAATACTCGAGGAGAAAGACTGATCAATGAGTCAGTTTTAAGCACCATTATTGTTTTAATGCTGGTCACATCTATTTTAGGTCCTGTTCTCACCGATAAATTTGCTCGTAAATTATCCACGCCACAAAGTGATTTAGAATTATCTCCTGAACCTGAATTATCCTCAGAACAGTCAATCCTGGCTCAAATTTTTACCGTTGTTGTGCCGATTTATAACCCCCGCACCGAACGAGATTTAATTGCTATGGCGGCTTTATTAGCGCGTTATAAATCTGGGAAGATTATCCCTTTATCTATCACTCAGTCTCAGATCCACATGGATGATCCTTTACAGGAGATCAGTTTACAAAACAGTCAGCAATTGCTAGATAAAGCCTTGAGAGTGAGTCAAGAATTTGAGATAGAAGCTAAACCCATTATCCGTATTGATGATGATGTAGCGAATGGAATTTGTCGCACAGCTAGAGAATACAATGCCAATTTAATTGTCATGGGATTGAGTGCTAACACGAGTTTGAGTGCGCGTTTATTTGGCAATCTAATCGATCGAGTTTTTTGGTCTTCTCATTGTCCGGTAGCGGTGATGCGCTTACTCAAGGAACCGATGATGATTCAGCGAGTGTTGATTCCGGTAAAATATCTCTCCTCTCAAATTCGGCAGATTATACAATTTACTCAACTATTTGCTGAAACGAATGGGGCGCAAGTGACATTATTGAGGGTTTGTGACCGCAAAACTTCTAAAAATGAGATGACCGCTTTAGAGGTGGAACTCTCACAAGTGGTTTCCCAACTTCAACCTAAAATTGAGATGACGGTTAGAATGATTCGTAGCGATAATGTCGCTCAAGCGGTGTTACAAGTTTCTTCTGATTATGATATGGTGATGCTGCGTTCTATGCGCCGCCGTACTGTGGCGGGGTTAGCGGTGAGTGATTTGACGACTCAACTTTTAAAGCGGCTGACTTGTTCTATTGTTCTGTTTGGAGAACCTTTACATAGTTGA
- a CDS encoding phosphate-starvation-inducible PsiE family protein translates to MKFFNQLITDITEGLKNDDKFMDFIHVVENVVSKILSVALVIVILVSLFDLVIILMRDLFATEPYGFFNKTLLEIFGLFLNILIALELLENITAYLRKHIVQVELVVVTALIAIARKIIIFDPVKYNKNDLIALAVASAALSGSYWLIRRMNSKS, encoded by the coding sequence ATGAAATTTTTTAATCAATTAATTACTGATATTACCGAGGGCTTAAAAAATGATGATAAATTTATGGATTTTATCCATGTTGTTGAAAATGTTGTCTCAAAAATTTTGTCAGTGGCTTTAGTTATTGTTATTTTAGTGTCTTTATTTGATTTAGTTATTATTTTAATGAGAGATTTATTTGCTACTGAACCTTACGGTTTTTTTAATAAAACTTTATTGGAAATATTTGGATTATTTTTAAATATTTTAATAGCCTTAGAACTGTTAGAAAATATTACCGCTTATCTAAGAAAACATATTGTTCAAGTGGAATTAGTGGTAGTGACAGCCTTAATTGCTATCGCTCGTAAAATCATTATTTTTGATCCTGTCAAGTATAACAAAAATGATTTAATTGCCTTAGCTGTGGCTAGTGCGGCTCTTTCTGGGAGTTATTGGCTGATTCGGCGTATGAATAGCAAGTCTTAA
- a CDS encoding serine/threonine-protein kinase: MQLAPGRTLSQRYYIIRQLGQGGFGKTFLAEDRHVPDHPQCVVKQLTPPGSEPAILLAARRLFATEAKTLYQLGHHSQIPSLLAYFEENQEFYLVQEYIEGQILAEELRAPNYQRTEEEAIKLIQEILEIVVFIQQKNVIHRDINPSNLIRRQIDGKLVLIDFGAVKQLTTQLVRDGKTVATIAVGTPGYFPSEQAHGHPKFNSDVYAVGIIALQALTGYNPGKLPTHSETGEISWHHLANVSPEFRDILDKMIRYDYRERYSSAKEALQAIKTLRHSYVKEQKTTATQAAILHQSRQAQSRIIKVLMALAIIGLAAGGVVSIDYWLSLNNATKMYNKGNTLYQLQRYEDALQAYDTSLNINPNNANAWQGKGDTLQALKRYQQALDSYDEAIQIQPDSWQAWMGRGKVLEKLGRNLEAINSYEKVIIFKDNSWEAWSNLGELKVKLAQYSEAIKDLEKSLKLNPDNEEAWYQKGWSLQNLKKYEDAIKSYDETVKVNSSFSQAWYQKGNIYMNLEKYNEASENYAKAVQFQPDLYQAWYSQGIALNRLNRYEEALKTFEKATQVQSLSFEAWYQKAWTLHILKRYAEAVSAYTTAIRLRPRDQQAWYNKANSLYNFGEYEEATAAYKQVIALQKDYYPAWKSLGNSLLKLERYQEAINAYNQALRYKPDQPEVQASKKQAEQLLESTLKIQPEDTQQNGETPQPNTF; the protein is encoded by the coding sequence ATGCAATTAGCCCCAGGAAGAACCCTCAGTCAACGGTATTATATTATTCGTCAACTTGGACAGGGCGGTTTTGGCAAAACCTTTCTGGCAGAAGATCGCCATGTGCCTGATCATCCTCAATGCGTTGTCAAACAATTAACACCCCCAGGAAGCGAACCTGCTATTTTATTGGCGGCTAGGCGGCTATTTGCCACTGAGGCAAAAACGCTCTATCAGTTAGGGCACCATAGCCAAATCCCTAGCTTACTTGCTTATTTTGAGGAAAATCAAGAATTTTATTTAGTTCAGGAATACATAGAAGGTCAGATCTTAGCCGAAGAATTGAGGGCCCCCAATTATCAAAGAACAGAAGAAGAAGCGATTAAGCTTATTCAAGAAATTCTCGAAATAGTAGTATTTATTCAGCAAAAAAATGTCATCCATCGAGATATTAATCCTTCTAATTTAATTCGTCGTCAAATAGACGGTAAATTAGTATTAATTGATTTTGGAGCCGTTAAACAATTAACGACTCAGCTTGTACGGGATGGTAAAACGGTTGCCACTATAGCTGTAGGAACTCCGGGGTATTTTCCCAGTGAACAAGCTCATGGTCATCCTAAATTTAATAGTGATGTTTATGCGGTAGGAATTATTGCCCTACAAGCCTTAACCGGCTATAACCCTGGCAAATTGCCGACTCATTCAGAAACTGGGGAAATTTCTTGGCATCATTTAGCGAATGTTAGCCCAGAGTTTAGAGATATTTTAGATAAAATGATCCGCTATGATTATCGAGAAAGATACTCTTCGGCTAAAGAAGCTTTACAAGCTATCAAAACTTTACGTCATTCTTATGTAAAAGAGCAAAAAACGACGGCAACTCAAGCGGCTATTCTGCATCAATCTCGTCAAGCCCAATCTCGGATCATCAAAGTTTTAATGGCGTTAGCCATAATTGGATTAGCCGCCGGCGGGGTGGTCAGTATTGACTATTGGTTGTCTTTAAATAATGCGACAAAAATGTATAATAAAGGCAATACTTTATATCAATTACAACGATATGAAGATGCTTTACAAGCTTATGATACTTCTTTAAATATTAATCCTAATAATGCTAATGCTTGGCAAGGGAAAGGAGATACCCTACAGGCTTTAAAACGTTATCAACAAGCACTAGACTCTTATGATGAAGCTATTCAAATTCAGCCAGACAGTTGGCAAGCTTGGATGGGAAGAGGAAAGGTTTTAGAAAAGTTAGGCCGTAATTTAGAGGCAATTAACAGTTATGAAAAAGTCATTATTTTTAAGGATAATTCTTGGGAAGCTTGGTCGAATTTAGGAGAACTTAAAGTTAAATTAGCCCAGTATTCAGAAGCGATAAAAGATTTAGAGAAATCCTTAAAACTTAATCCAGATAACGAAGAGGCATGGTATCAAAAGGGATGGTCTTTACAAAATCTCAAAAAATATGAAGATGCCATTAAATCTTATGATGAAACGGTAAAAGTTAATTCTAGTTTTTCTCAGGCTTGGTATCAAAAAGGCAATATTTATATGAATTTAGAAAAATATAATGAGGCGAGCGAAAATTATGCTAAAGCCGTACAATTTCAACCCGATTTATATCAAGCTTGGTATAGTCAAGGAATTGCTTTAAATCGATTAAATCGTTATGAGGAAGCCTTAAAAACTTTTGAAAAAGCGACTCAAGTGCAATCTTTATCTTTTGAAGCTTGGTATCAAAAAGCATGGACTTTACATATTTTAAAACGTTATGCTGAAGCCGTGAGTGCTTATACCACCGCCATTCGATTACGCCCTAGAGATCAACAAGCTTGGTATAATAAAGCTAATTCTCTTTATAATTTCGGTGAATATGAAGAGGCTACAGCCGCTTATAAGCAAGTTATTGCTCTACAAAAAGATTATTATCCAGCCTGGAAAAGTTTAGGCAATAGTCTCTTGAAACTTGAACGTTATCAAGAAGCGATTAATGCTTATAATCAAGCTTTGCGCTATAAACCTGATCAGCCAGAAGTTCAAGCCAGTAAAAAACAAGCAGAACAGTTGTTAGAGTCAACCCTAAAAATCCAGCCAGAAGACACACAACAGAATGGGGAGACTCCACAACCCAACACATTTTAA